From a single Wolbachia endosymbiont of Oedothorax gibbosus genomic region:
- a CDS encoding helix-turn-helix domain-containing protein has translation MPGYLTVPQIAKILKVTTHWLYDRINNGQITIQKDDSKTRGKYLFEDKPETVRILVDFKNGKLNNPNFL, from the coding sequence GTGCCTGGCTACCTTACTGTTCCACAAATTGCAAAAATCCTCAAAGTTACTACTCATTGGCTTTACGATAGAATCAATAATGGTCAAATTACAATACAAAAAGATGATAGTAAAACCAGAGGCAAATACTTATTTGAAGATAAACCAGAAACTGTTAGAATTCTAGTGGATTTTAAAAACGGTAAACTCAACAACCCAAATTTTTTATAG
- a CDS encoding PQQ-binding-like beta-propeller repeat protein, whose product MKVIIVMIMLLCSSYTMASERISLVDKKLSQGYVAPVLTEDSVILSDKHGALYSFDVDNSKAMNWKLHLSYRKKIGNMSLSHYEKNVFFIVDNTLHAIDAKTGKIEWEKELRAPVRGKAAVINNKLVVLTIDNYLYVFDIKDGSSVWTYQNGINEVRGWYSISPAISNDKIIAPFSNGELIAFNEDGKKLWSQKLATNFLDTQLTDVTTTPRVLGDTLITTNNSYVYGIDVKSGNILWSKSLQVKSVSDIESYYSPLIPPKEQKEGGRIFIVTKDDKIIGLDIKNGETVWTSDLIENTQLFAPIMHAHTLWVTSNKGSIIAFPRSESAGKVIKVPGNVFHTLVFTRDKIYVTTEGNGVYSLENRFVLYD is encoded by the coding sequence ATGAAAGTAATAATTGTCATGATAATGTTATTGTGCAGCAGTTACACAATGGCAAGCGAGCGAATAAGTCTAGTGGATAAAAAACTATCTCAAGGATATGTAGCTCCAGTGCTTACAGAAGATAGCGTTATTTTATCAGACAAGCACGGCGCTTTATATTCCTTTGATGTTGATAACTCAAAGGCTATGAATTGGAAATTACACCTCTCATATAGGAAAAAAATTGGTAACATGAGCCTATCGCATTATGAAAAAAATGTTTTCTTTATAGTGGATAACACTTTACACGCAATAGACGCAAAAACTGGCAAGATTGAGTGGGAAAAAGAATTGAGAGCTCCAGTAAGAGGGAAAGCAGCAGTAATAAATAATAAATTGGTAGTATTGACTATTGATAATTATCTGTACGTGTTTGATATAAAAGATGGCAGCTCCGTTTGGACTTATCAAAACGGTATCAATGAGGTTCGAGGTTGGTATTCCATATCGCCAGCAATTTCTAACGATAAAATAATAGCGCCATTTTCAAATGGTGAGTTAATAGCTTTTAATGAAGACGGTAAAAAATTGTGGAGCCAAAAATTGGCTACAAACTTTTTGGATACACAGCTCACAGATGTAACTACTACACCGAGAGTGCTTGGCGATACTTTAATAACTACAAACAATTCTTATGTTTATGGTATTGACGTAAAATCAGGGAATATTTTATGGTCAAAGTCACTGCAAGTAAAAAGTGTATCAGACATTGAGTCATATTATAGTCCTCTTATTCCTCCAAAGGAGCAAAAAGAAGGCGGAAGAATTTTTATAGTTACTAAAGACGATAAAATAATTGGCCTGGATATAAAAAATGGAGAAACAGTCTGGACATCTGATTTAATAGAAAATACGCAATTATTTGCTCCAATTATGCATGCACATACATTGTGGGTAACGAGCAATAAAGGTTCAATTATTGCTTTTCCGCGATCTGAAAGTGCAGGAAAGGTAATCAAAGTACCTGGTAATGTGTTTCACACTCTGGTGTTTACTCGCGATAAAATATATGTAACAACTGAGGGAAATGGTGTTTATTCTTTAGAAAATAGGTTTGTTCTTTATGATTGA